A stretch of the Armatimonadota bacterium genome encodes the following:
- a CDS encoding VOC family protein, whose product MILGLDNVGVAVSDLQRAVSFYRMLGFEPDYVTEDSACLRAQGVALYLFRTDAPPAPLRSFDLKGNPLGLDHLSFRGDDVDAVCAALQDLGVSIERLPQDYPWGARAACLRDPDGNCIWLLQRRPG is encoded by the coding sequence GTGATTCTGGGTCTGGACAACGTGGGTGTGGCGGTCTCCGACCTGCAACGGGCGGTCTCCTTCTACCGGATGCTGGGATTCGAGCCCGACTACGTTACGGAGGATTCCGCCTGCCTCCGGGCACAGGGAGTGGCCCTGTACCTGTTCCGCACGGATGCTCCTCCTGCACCCCTCCGTTCCTTCGATCTCAAGGGGAACCCCCTGGGGCTGGATCACCTGAGCTTCCGGGGGGACGACGTGGACGCTGTCTGTGCCGCCCTCCAGGATCTCGGAGTCTCCATCGAGCGGCTCCCTCAGGACTACCCATGGGGCGCCCGGGCCGCCTGCCTGCGGGATCCGGACGGAAACTGCATCTGGCTTCTGCAGCGCAGGCCCGGGTAG